A genomic window from Verrucomicrobiota bacterium includes:
- a CDS encoding small basic protein, with protein MSQHRSLRAASSTGAKRNVLKRFERVALLRKRGQWNPGNRVTGLPKTRPEA; from the coding sequence ATGTCACAGCATCGCAGTCTCCGCGCCGCAAGCTCCACCGGCGCCAAGCGGAATGTCCTCAAGCGTTTCGAGCGCGTCGCGCTGCTGCGCAAGCGCGGGCAGTGGAATCCCGGCAACCGCGTCACCGGCCTCCCGAAGACCCGGCCCGAGGCGTAA
- a CDS encoding DUF1501 domain-containing protein, protein MRHHAPNPEHLALTRREFLNRCGLGMGALGLASLCAEHGWLAPTADAADFTNPLAVKPPHFPVKAKRVIHLFMNGGPSHVDTFDPKPALTANAGKPLPFELRTERRTGVALASPFKFEKRGKSGIEVSELFAHTAESIDEVAMIRSMHADVPNHEPSLMLLNCGDARQVRPSMGSWITYGLGTENQNLPGFIAMCPGYPIQESQNWQCAFLPGVFQGTHIDTKNTQIEKLIEHVKNRYQSTAEQREQLDLLQRLNERHAAQRAREAQLEARIQSFELAYRMQGDAADAFDVSREPEPIRRMYGEGTQARQILIARRLIERGVRFVQVWHGDGQPWDSHDDLEVQHRKLAGQCDRAIGALLKDLKQRGLLDETLVIWGGEFGRTPTVELPNPGSNAGRINGRDHNHWGYTTWLAGGGVKGGYVHGSTDEFGFKAAEKPVHVHDLQATILALLGFDHERLTFRHAGRDYRLTDVHGEVVRDLIA, encoded by the coding sequence ATGCGGCATCACGCGCCCAACCCGGAACACCTCGCGCTCACGCGCCGGGAGTTTCTCAACCGCTGCGGCCTGGGCATGGGCGCGCTCGGGCTGGCCTCGCTGTGCGCCGAGCACGGATGGCTCGCGCCGACGGCGGACGCAGCGGACTTCACCAACCCGCTTGCCGTGAAGCCGCCGCACTTCCCGGTGAAGGCCAAACGCGTCATCCACCTGTTCATGAACGGCGGGCCGTCGCACGTGGACACCTTCGACCCCAAGCCCGCGCTCACGGCGAACGCCGGCAAGCCGCTGCCCTTCGAGCTGCGCACCGAGCGCCGCACGGGCGTCGCGCTCGCGTCGCCGTTCAAGTTTGAGAAGCGCGGCAAGTCCGGCATCGAGGTGAGCGAGCTCTTCGCGCACACCGCCGAGTCCATTGACGAGGTGGCGATGATCCGGTCGATGCACGCGGACGTGCCGAACCACGAGCCTTCGCTGATGCTGCTCAACTGCGGCGACGCGCGGCAGGTGCGGCCGAGCATGGGCTCGTGGATCACCTACGGGCTCGGCACGGAGAACCAGAATCTGCCGGGCTTCATCGCGATGTGCCCCGGGTATCCGATCCAGGAATCGCAGAACTGGCAATGCGCGTTCCTGCCCGGCGTGTTCCAGGGCACGCACATTGACACCAAGAACACGCAGATCGAGAAGCTGATCGAGCACGTCAAGAACCGCTACCAGTCCACCGCCGAGCAGCGCGAGCAGCTCGACTTGTTGCAGCGACTCAACGAGCGGCACGCCGCCCAGCGCGCGCGCGAGGCGCAACTCGAGGCGCGCATCCAGAGCTTCGAGCTCGCTTATCGCATGCAGGGCGATGCCGCGGACGCCTTCGACGTGAGCCGCGAGCCCGAGCCCATCCGCCGGATGTATGGCGAGGGCACGCAGGCGCGGCAGATTCTCATCGCCCGGCGGCTCATCGAGCGCGGGGTGAGATTCGTGCAAGTGTGGCACGGCGACGGACAGCCGTGGGACAGCCACGACGACCTCGAAGTGCAGCACCGCAAGCTGGCCGGCCAGTGCGACCGCGCGATCGGCGCGCTGTTGAAGGACCTCAAGCAGCGCGGCCTGCTCGACGAAACGCTCGTCATCTGGGGCGGTGAATTCGGCCGCACGCCGACGGTGGAGTTGCCGAATCCCGGCAGCAACGCCGGCAGGATCAACGGGCGCGACCACAATCACTGGGGTTACACCACGTGGCTCGCGGGCGGCGGGGTGAAGGGGGGATACGTCCACGGTTCGACCGACGAATTCGGATTCAAGGCCGCGGAGAAGCCCGTGCACGTCCACGATTTGCAGGCGACGATCCTCGCGCTGCTCGGCTTTGACCACGAGCGACTCACCTTCCGTCACGCCGGCCGCGACTACCGCCTCACGGACGTCCACGGCGAAGTCGTCCGCGACCTGATTGCGTAG